The Methanothrix sp. genome has a segment encoding these proteins:
- a CDS encoding MBL fold metallo-hydrolase, translating to MRSDKIQPRVYLLKTGSILRDQAGNILDARSSVTLIESERGRIIVDTGQEGDGEEILKALAELGLDGSDIDIIVNTHSHPDHCANNWLFPRALKISPNDGEEIAPGVRALATPGHSPDSISIVVDAAIHHAASHLPKGMKRSWPPRGW from the coding sequence ATGAGATCCGATAAGATTCAGCCGAGGGTCTATCTTCTCAAGACGGGATCGATCCTAAGGGACCAGGCGGGCAATATCCTGGATGCCCGCTCCTCAGTGACTCTGATTGAGAGCGAGAGGGGAAGGATCATAGTGGACACCGGTCAGGAGGGGGATGGGGAAGAGATACTGAAGGCCCTGGCTGAGCTGGGGCTGGATGGTTCGGATATCGATATAATTGTGAACACTCATTCTCATCCCGACCACTGCGCCAACAACTGGCTGTTTCCCCGGGCTTTGAAGATATCTCCCAATGATGGGGAGGAGATCGCCCCCGGGGTTAGAGCCCTGGCCACCCCTGGCCACAGCCCGGATAGCATATCCATAGTGGTCGATGCTGCCATCCATCATGCTGCCAGCCATCTCCCGAAGGGGATGAAGCGGAGCTGGCCACCCAGAGGGTGGTGA
- a CDS encoding tetratricopeptide repeat protein, with translation MPEPWMGRGEIYSVEGRFDESIAAYDGAIQAASNESEAWAGKALAYQGLNNYSASLIMIDKAIEIDGGNARYWSSKGLIYKKIGNDSESAAAFNRAAQIDPDCASCWNHLGLALYRLGNYTDALDAFERAIEIDPDYLDPWNNKGIALVKGFADLEEAIRCFDQAIMIDPDRMQAYVNKANILYLRIAL, from the coding sequence ATGCCAGAGCCCTGGATGGGCAGGGGGGAGATATACTCCGTGGAGGGAAGATTCGATGAATCAATAGCTGCCTATGACGGCGCCATTCAGGCAGCATCAAATGAATCTGAAGCCTGGGCAGGAAAAGCCCTGGCCTATCAGGGTCTGAATAATTACAGTGCATCCCTGATCATGATTGATAAAGCAATCGAGATCGATGGAGGGAATGCCAGATACTGGAGCAGCAAAGGCCTGATTTATAAAAAAATAGGCAATGACAGCGAGTCGGCTGCAGCCTTCAACAGAGCAGCTCAGATCGATCCAGACTGTGCATCATGCTGGAATCATCTGGGTCTGGCCCTTTACAGGCTGGGGAATTACACCGATGCATTAGATGCCTTCGAGAGGGCTATAGAGATCGATCCAGACTATCTTGATCCCTGGAACAATAAAGGGATCGCTCTGGTTAAAGGATTCGCCGATCTGGAAGAGGCAATCAGATGTTTTGATCAGGCCATAATGATCGATCCCGACCGGATGCAGGCTTATGTCAACAAAGCCAATATCCTCTACCTGAGAATCGCACTTTGA
- a CDS encoding VUT family protein gives MAERDLAGEILERNGSGLAGGWWRIDKTQATIILCGFYLFFSLAGNIAATKVTYFGSLVMDAGFIYSLTFTWRDLIHKQLGERAALTTIWLAAGFNLIAAMYFQLVVLLPAQTDWASSGGQAAWAFLFGILDPSGQGWQSLFSLQMRIVLASILTALLAELIDTRVYRIWTQGKRRGWPQWTRVFASNAVSIPLDSLLFPVIAFTGIVGAEGLMQMVWTNIFVKAAITLLVFWTIYLVPEKPIYQEG, from the coding sequence ATGGCTGAAAGGGATTTAGCGGGAGAGATTCTGGAACGGAATGGATCCGGGCTTGCTGGAGGGTGGTGGAGGATCGATAAGACTCAGGCTACCATAATCCTCTGCGGCTTTTACCTCTTCTTCTCCCTGGCCGGCAACATCGCTGCCACCAAGGTCACATACTTCGGCAGCCTGGTGATGGATGCCGGGTTCATCTACTCTCTCACCTTCACCTGGCGGGACCTGATCCACAAGCAACTGGGGGAGAGGGCAGCCCTCACCACCATCTGGCTGGCGGCAGGCTTCAATCTAATTGCAGCTATGTATTTTCAGCTCGTGGTCCTCCTGCCCGCCCAGACCGATTGGGCAAGCAGCGGCGGACAGGCAGCCTGGGCCTTTCTCTTCGGGATTCTGGACCCCTCAGGCCAGGGGTGGCAGTCCCTATTTTCACTGCAGATGAGAATCGTCCTGGCCTCCATCCTCACTGCCCTCCTAGCTGAGCTGATCGATACCAGAGTCTATCGCATCTGGACCCAAGGAAAGCGGAGAGGCTGGCCCCAATGGACGCGGGTCTTCGCCTCCAATGCCGTCTCCATACCCTTGGATAGCCTCCTCTTTCCAGTAATCGCCTTCACAGGGATTGTGGGAGCAGAGGGGCTGATGCAGATGGTCTGGACCAATATCTTCGTCAAGGCGGCGATCACCCTTCTGGTCTTCTGGACCATCTACCTGGTCCCGGAAAAGCCGATCTATCAGGAAGGCTGA
- a CDS encoding bifunctional 2-polyprenyl-6-hydroxyphenol methylase/3-demethylubiquinol 3-O-methyltransferase UbiG has protein sequence MINPEKDIDWNEIWKSQMKQSRESSPGRDCACIWNSRDSALKFWNMCQREQSRIERTIWETEMTDRSRILDIGAGPGTLAIPFAKKAAHVTAEPADGMCTVMREKMSEHSVENIAIVQKRWEEVDVAHDLEAPYDVVIASFSLGMFDIRDAVEKMIQASSRYIYLYHFAGETSWSRQWKELWPRLHGRDYISGPMSDVLYNVLYQMGIYPNIITFQMRHDQRYHTLEEAVIELAPQARAETEEQKAVLRDYLERAMKWEEGAFVLHGSSTRVKMWWEKQSDDNK, from the coding sequence ATGATCAACCCGGAGAAGGATATCGACTGGAATGAGATCTGGAAGAGCCAGATGAAGCAGAGCAGAGAATCAAGCCCAGGCAGGGATTGCGCCTGCATCTGGAACAGCCGGGATAGCGCTCTTAAATTCTGGAATATGTGCCAAAGGGAGCAGAGCCGGATTGAGAGAACCATCTGGGAGACAGAGATGACAGATAGATCTCGCATTCTGGATATCGGTGCCGGCCCCGGCACCCTGGCCATACCCTTCGCCAAAAAGGCAGCCCACGTAACTGCAGAGCCGGCAGATGGAATGTGCACAGTAATGAGAGAGAAGATGTCCGAGCACTCTGTCGAGAACATCGCCATCGTCCAGAAGCGCTGGGAGGAGGTGGATGTGGCCCATGATCTGGAGGCTCCATATGATGTGGTGATAGCCTCCTTCTCTTTGGGGATGTTCGACATCCGGGATGCTGTGGAGAAGATGATCCAGGCATCGTCAAGATACATTTATCTGTATCACTTCGCCGGGGAGACCTCCTGGAGCCGGCAGTGGAAGGAGCTATGGCCCAGGCTGCACGGCCGGGATTATATCTCCGGCCCGATGAGCGATGTGCTCTACAATGTGCTCTATCAGATGGGCATCTATCCCAATATCATCACCTTCCAGATGAGGCATGATCAGCGTTATCATACCCTGGAGGAGGCAGTTATTGAATTGGCACCCCAGGCCCGGGCAGAGACCGAAGAGCAGAAGGCTGTGCTGCGGGATTACCTCGAAAGGGCAATGAAATGGGAGGAGGGGGCTTTTGTGTTGCATGGCTCATCGACCCGGGTGAAGATGTGGTGGGAAAAGCAATCGGATGACAATAAATGA
- a CDS encoding tetratricopeptide repeat protein, translating to MASIPGSASEKHEEQTAEHWSRLGEELLRNGSYYAALESFNRSIHLDSGNATTWMRTGQALTGLGMYAEGLGAYDRSIELEPSLAEAWYLKGLLLNRMMMFNASIEAFEKATDLQPAGALPWYNKGLALANLGRYNESAIALEKATELDWDLPGPWYAKALVLTELGRNDEALEALNRTIEIEPENEEAWYNTGLILLNVGRLGEALGAF from the coding sequence ATGGCTTCGATCCCTGGCTCTGCCAGTGAAAAACATGAAGAGCAGACTGCCGAACATTGGAGCCGGCTGGGAGAGGAGTTGCTGAGAAATGGCTCATATTACGCTGCCTTGGAGTCCTTCAATCGGTCGATTCATCTGGATAGTGGGAATGCCACCACCTGGATGAGAACGGGCCAGGCATTGACCGGCCTGGGCATGTATGCCGAGGGGCTGGGGGCTTATGATCGATCAATAGAATTGGAGCCATCATTGGCCGAGGCCTGGTACCTCAAAGGCCTTCTTCTCAACCGGATGATGATGTTCAATGCCTCCATTGAGGCTTTCGAAAAGGCCACTGATCTGCAACCTGCAGGCGCTCTGCCCTGGTACAACAAAGGCCTCGCCCTGGCAAACCTCGGCCGCTACAACGAGTCCGCCATCGCCCTGGAGAAGGCCACTGAGCTGGATTGGGATCTTCCTGGGCCCTGGTATGCAAAAGCACTGGTGTTGACGGAGCTGGGACGAAATGACGAGGCTTTAGAGGCATTGAATAGAACAATTGAGATTGAGCCGGAGAACGAGGAGGCCTGGTACAATACGGGCCTGATACTCCTCAATGTCGGGAGATTGGGGGAGGCCCTCGGGGCCTTTTGA
- the rd gene encoding rubredoxin, translating into MDKYVCTVCGYIYDPEKGDPTSGIAPGTSFEDLPDDWTCPECGVGKEMFNKVE; encoded by the coding sequence ATGGATAAATACGTATGCACTGTCTGCGGATATATCTACGACCCGGAGAAGGGAGACCCGACCTCTGGCATAGCTCCAGGCACCTCATTTGAGGATCTGCCCGATGACTGGACCTGCCCGGAATGCGGCGTTGGGAAGGAAATGTTCAATAAGGTGGAGTGA
- a CDS encoding lipopolysaccharide assembly protein LapB → MDNKMGKEIINNYRKYFNEINSGELYEAENTLKSIVKKEEAGEGYLNARRYLGMLYLEMENFDKAISELSMIVKIKEATKKRSFAIWLKNVLEGFDKEEEERGHLAWVYHDLGMAYLGKADCEMAEKYLLKAYDISKDKKNIFRNDLGWLYYKWNKPEEAIEKFKASVNQGDNSGFPIFISAWLKSRPGGL, encoded by the coding sequence ATGGATAATAAAATGGGTAAGGAGATCATTAATAACTACCGCAAGTATTTTAATGAAATAAATAGTGGCGAATTATACGAAGCTGAAAATACTCTAAAGTCTATTGTAAAAAAGGAAGAGGCTGGAGAAGGATACCTCAATGCCCGCAGATACCTTGGAATGCTCTATTTAGAGATGGAGAACTTTGATAAGGCAATCTCTGAACTGTCAATGATTGTTAAGATAAAAGAGGCAACTAAAAAAAGAAGTTTCGCAATCTGGCTAAAGAATGTCCTTGAAGGTTTTGATAAGGAAGAGGAGGAGAGAGGTCATTTAGCTTGGGTCTATCATGATCTAGGGATGGCTTATCTGGGAAAGGCAGACTGTGAAATGGCAGAGAAATACCTCTTGAAAGCTTATGATATATCTAAGGATAAGAAGAATATATTCAGAAACGATCTTGGCTGGCTATACTACAAATGGAACAAGCCCGAAGAGGCGATAGAGAAGTTTAAAGCATCTGTCAATCAAGGAGATAACAGTGGTTTTCCCATTTTTATCTCGGCCTGGCTGAAATCAAGGCCGGGAGGCTTGTAA
- a CDS encoding lyase family protein produces the protein MSIHPMEFRYGTEEMKAIWEEDFRLRCLFRVEAALARAEEELGMIPQGAAAEIARAAEITPPQRAKEIEDEIGHDMMATVLAFSREQPSFGEWIHLGRPPRYPGYCYRPADQGLPGYPGGEAERAALLLLDLAMKNKDLVCAGRTHGQIAVPTTYGLRFAIWASEVGRHIQRLGELRPRAAVGKCPGAGTQAAYGQFGMDIQERVMRHLDLFRRWMYPIRLCRGPACRNDLLDGSCCLHLDKIFIEMRTLQRTEIAEVEEGFGKKQVGSSTMPHKRNPIKSEQICGLARVVRAQLIPAFENIPWDERDLTNSSCERVVFPEAFIFTDHILTLAARTLASMHLRPDNIERNLMLLRGLNMAENVMVELARRGVGRQQAHEIMRQSSMIAFEERKDLKDVLLENESVRDA, from the coding sequence ATGTCTATTCACCCCATGGAGTTCAGATATGGCACAGAGGAGATGAAGGCCATCTGGGAAGAGGATTTCAGGCTGCGCTGTCTCTTCCGGGTGGAGGCCGCCCTGGCCCGAGCAGAAGAGGAGCTGGGAATGATTCCTCAGGGAGCGGCAGCTGAGATCGCCCGGGCAGCGGAGATCACCCCTCCCCAGAGGGCAAAGGAGATCGAGGATGAGATCGGCCATGATATGATGGCCACGGTTCTCGCTTTTAGCCGAGAACAGCCCAGCTTTGGAGAGTGGATCCACCTGGGGCGACCTCCACGATATCCTGGATACTGCTACCGGCCTGCAGATCAAGGCCTCCCTGGATATCCTGGAGGAGAAGCTGAAAGAGCTGCTCTCCTCCTTCTTGACCTGGCCATGAAAAACAAGGATCTGGTCTGCGCCGGCCGGACGCATGGCCAGATTGCCGTGCCCACCACCTATGGACTGAGGTTTGCTATCTGGGCCTCAGAGGTGGGGCGCCATATCCAGAGGCTAGGGGAGCTGCGACCCCGGGCGGCTGTGGGCAAATGTCCGGGTGCAGGAACCCAGGCCGCCTACGGCCAGTTCGGCATGGATATTCAGGAGAGGGTTATGCGTCACCTGGATCTTTTTCGGAGGTGGATGTATCCAATCAGGTTGTGCAGAGGACCGGCATGCAGAAATGATCTGCTGGATGGCTCTTGTTGCCTCCACCTGGATAAGATCTTCATAGAGATGAGGACCCTGCAGAGAACGGAGATCGCTGAGGTGGAGGAGGGCTTTGGCAAAAAGCAGGTGGGCTCCTCGACCATGCCTCACAAGAGAAATCCAATCAAGTCTGAGCAGATCTGCGGCCTGGCAAGGGTGGTGCGGGCGCAGCTCATCCCCGCCTTCGAGAACATCCCCTGGGACGAGCGCGACCTGACCAACAGCAGCTGCGAGAGGGTGGTCTTCCCGGAGGCCTTCATCTTCACCGATCACATTCTCACCCTGGCTGCTCGTACCCTGGCCAGTATGCATCTCAGGCCGGATAATATCGAGCGCAACCTGATGCTTCTGCGCGGCCTGAACATGGCTGAGAATGTGATGGTGGAGCTGGCTCGGAGGGGGGTGGGCCGGCAGCAGGCTCATGAGATCATGCGTCAGAGCAGCATGATAGCCTTTGAGGAGAGAAAGGACCTGAAGGATGTCCTGCTGGAGAACGAGTCGGTCAGGGATGCCTGA
- a CDS encoding tetratricopeptide repeat protein: MNEAISIFDTNAHDPYDKSKRIFYELMKASALNNLGRIEMDNGEYRKSKRLFLEGLAICERQECQEYIKGLSPRRKTKESITIAALHNNLGLLHYKQGFLDEAEKEYIAALKFEELPETYNNLAVVYHEKGVKEKAESYLKNALRLDSQTEVARANLNRLVGGGANWWDWWFKPGTSGSSLHKGEWPRRIVGSFLVFALLVMVCSMVCTSFSGSEISVLGISLLSFGEHGVNTVQEDIYSYKVGDNSTSRVRETTSTKTTTTTTAKNGSNLIDKITIAALLFFFLVHPQIKIFFVWSG; encoded by the coding sequence TTGAATGAGGCAATCAGCATATTTGATACAAATGCGCATGACCCCTATGATAAATCAAAACGCATCTTCTATGAGCTGATGAAGGCCTCCGCTCTTAATAACTTGGGCCGGATCGAGATGGACAATGGAGAGTATCGAAAATCTAAGAGACTCTTTCTCGAAGGCTTAGCCATCTGTGAGAGACAGGAGTGTCAAGAATACATCAAAGGGCTTTCACCTCGCAGAAAGACGAAAGAGAGCATAACCATCGCTGCACTTCATAACAATTTAGGGCTTTTGCATTATAAACAGGGATTTCTGGACGAGGCGGAAAAAGAGTATATCGCTGCATTGAAATTCGAGGAGCTTCCTGAGACCTATAACAATTTGGCAGTGGTATATCATGAAAAGGGGGTGAAGGAAAAAGCTGAGAGCTACCTCAAAAATGCTCTGCGATTGGACTCACAGACAGAGGTTGCAAGAGCCAATCTAAACCGGTTGGTGGGAGGGGGTGCAAACTGGTGGGATTGGTGGTTCAAGCCAGGAACATCGGGATCCAGTTTGCATAAGGGCGAGTGGCCTCGGAGGATTGTGGGATCTTTCCTGGTCTTTGCCCTGCTGGTTATGGTTTGTAGCATGGTGTGTACCTCCTTTTCTGGATCAGAGATATCAGTTCTTGGAATTAGCCTATTGTCCTTTGGCGAACATGGGGTAAATACGGTTCAAGAGGATATCTATAGCTATAAGGTTGGCGACAATAGCACTTCACGAGTCAGGGAGACTACTAGCACCAAAACAACAACTACCACTACTGCTAAGAATGGATCAAATTTGATTGATAAGATTACGATCGCAGCACTGTTATTCTTCTTCTTGGTTCATCCACAGATTAAGATTTTTTTCGTTTGGAGCGGCTAA
- the istB gene encoding IS21-like element helper ATPase IstB yields MEPNLADLCKQLRLSGVYNYVLDYQPDNEDMLQFLTSALQSELDKRHLNRQMRALRQAGFPTKKRFEDLLMDDLPQDGREAIPELKALAFLKERRNVILIGNSGTGKTHMAIAVGIKACEENYRVVFRSAAALVNEMIEARKDNRLSIYIKQFKKVDLLIIDELGYVTFDLAAAELLFQLLAARYETMSTIITSNLGFSDWVKVFHDRTLTAAILDRITHHALILNMNGESFRRK; encoded by the coding sequence GTGGAACCGAATCTTGCAGATCTATGTAAACAGTTGCGACTGAGCGGAGTCTACAACTACGTCCTGGACTATCAGCCTGATAATGAGGATATGCTGCAGTTTCTGACTTCAGCATTGCAGTCCGAACTCGACAAGAGACATCTGAACCGCCAGATGAGAGCGCTTCGGCAAGCCGGCTTTCCGACAAAAAAGAGGTTCGAGGATCTATTGATGGATGATTTGCCGCAAGATGGGCGAGAGGCTATTCCTGAACTAAAAGCGCTTGCGTTTCTTAAAGAAAGGAGGAATGTTATTCTCATCGGAAATTCAGGAACCGGCAAGACTCATATGGCTATTGCGGTAGGGATCAAAGCATGCGAGGAGAACTATCGAGTTGTATTTCGCTCCGCAGCGGCATTGGTCAATGAGATGATCGAAGCGAGAAAAGATAACAGGCTCTCAATTTATATCAAACAGTTTAAAAAGGTTGATCTCCTCATAATTGATGAGCTTGGGTACGTAACATTTGATCTCGCTGCTGCTGAATTGCTATTTCAGTTGCTTGCAGCACGATATGAGACTATGAGTACTATCATTACCTCGAACCTGGGATTTTCAGATTGGGTGAAGGTATTCCATGACAGGACTCTAACCGCAGCAATTCTGGATAGGATTACCCACCACGCGCTGATACTGAACATGAACGGAGAGAGTTTCCGCAGAAAGTAG
- a CDS encoding ferritin — protein MLSERMNEALNVQANRELYSSYLYLSMSYYFRSTGFEGFAGWMRVQAGEELVHTMKLLDYIAASGGRAKMLAVEAPQQSWESPQQAFQHVWDHERAVTRMIHELVAVAESESDAATRGFLQWYVDEQVEEEESSDDVLKRVLAAGSDPAALKAADEELGKRGFRFPRGFQMFP, from the coding sequence ATGCTCAGCGAGAGGATGAATGAGGCCCTGAATGTGCAGGCAAACCGGGAGCTGTACTCCTCGTACCTGTACCTTTCCATGTCCTACTACTTCCGGTCCACCGGATTTGAGGGGTTCGCCGGCTGGATGAGGGTTCAGGCAGGAGAGGAGCTGGTTCATACCATGAAGCTCCTTGACTACATTGCCGCCTCGGGGGGCAGGGCGAAGATGCTGGCGGTGGAGGCACCTCAGCAGAGCTGGGAGTCGCCCCAGCAGGCATTTCAGCATGTCTGGGATCATGAGCGGGCGGTGACCAGGATGATTCATGAGCTGGTTGCAGTGGCAGAGAGCGAATCGGATGCTGCGACCAGAGGCTTCCTGCAGTGGTATGTGGACGAGCAGGTGGAGGAGGAGGAGTCCTCAGATGATGTCCTGAAGAGGGTGCTGGCCGCCGGGAGCGATCCCGCTGCCCTCAAGGCGGCGGATGAAGAGCTGGGCAAGAGGGGCTTCAGGTTTCCCCGAGGCTTTCAGATGTTTCCCTGA
- the tgt gene encoding tRNA guanosine(34) transglycosylase Tgt, producing the protein MNGFSFEILDRDRESSARAGLIRTRRGDIPTPYLVPVATLASVRALGSDDLASLGVSCALANTYHLHLKPGDELIRRLGGLHRFMGFSGPLFTDSGGFQAFSLGFGREHNIAKIGNIFPQELDPTPQKRGSPAIDGEGESRMDPLEGEIPRSNHGESYTGAGERGGVGTTRSEGKEQENARRENLTLITEKGISFKSPADGSWHFLDGKKSMQIQSNLGSDIIMAFDECTSPLSDYDYTRRAMYRTHEWAVESIHHHDRSQAIYGIIQGGWFEELRRISTDFVISQPFDGIAIGGSLGNSKQDMHQVLDWTVPRLDDRPRHLLGIGEIDDIFECVARGIDTFDCVSPTRIARRGSLLLSPQSGGSRQNKFRLNIKSARFKEDDLPIDPACSCPTCRRHSRAYLRHLYVSAELSYFRLATLHNLHFMLRLMESIRESIRAGSFMELKNKWLRNG; encoded by the coding sequence ATGAACGGATTTTCCTTTGAGATCCTGGATCGGGATCGAGAAAGCAGCGCCCGAGCAGGTCTGATAAGAACCCGGCGGGGTGATATCCCCACCCCCTATCTGGTTCCTGTGGCCACCCTGGCCAGCGTGCGCGCCCTGGGCTCAGATGATCTGGCCTCATTGGGAGTCTCCTGCGCCCTGGCCAATACCTATCATCTTCATCTGAAGCCCGGGGATGAGCTGATCCGCCGGCTGGGGGGGCTGCACCGGTTCATGGGATTCTCCGGGCCGCTCTTCACCGACTCGGGCGGCTTTCAGGCCTTCTCTTTGGGCTTTGGCAGGGAGCATAACATCGCCAAGATAGGCAATATATTTCCCCAGGAGCTGGACCCCACTCCTCAGAAGAGAGGCTCTCCGGCCATAGATGGCGAAGGAGAAAGCAGGATGGATCCTCTGGAGGGCGAGATTCCCAGATCAAATCACGGTGAAAGCTATACAGGAGCTGGGGAGAGGGGCGGGGTCGGAACCACAAGATCAGAGGGCAAGGAGCAGGAGAATGCCAGGAGGGAGAATCTGACCCTGATCACTGAAAAGGGAATATCCTTCAAGTCACCAGCCGATGGGAGCTGGCATTTCCTGGATGGGAAAAAGTCGATGCAGATCCAGTCCAATCTGGGTTCAGATATAATCATGGCCTTTGATGAGTGCACCTCTCCTCTCTCTGACTACGACTATACCAGAAGAGCGATGTACAGGACGCATGAATGGGCAGTGGAGTCCATCCATCACCATGACCGGAGCCAGGCCATATATGGCATAATTCAGGGGGGATGGTTTGAGGAGCTGAGGCGCATTAGCACCGACTTTGTCATCTCCCAGCCCTTTGACGGCATAGCCATAGGTGGATCTCTGGGCAACAGCAAGCAGGATATGCATCAGGTCCTCGACTGGACGGTCCCCAGGCTGGACGATCGACCCCGGCACCTCCTGGGGATTGGGGAGATAGATGACATCTTCGAGTGTGTGGCCAGGGGAATAGATACCTTCGACTGCGTATCCCCCACCAGGATCGCCCGCCGGGGGAGCCTCCTTCTCTCCCCCCAGTCCGGGGGATCGCGGCAGAACAAGTTCCGCCTGAACATCAAGTCCGCCCGGTTCAAGGAGGATGATCTGCCCATAGATCCTGCCTGCTCTTGCCCCACCTGCCGCAGGCATTCCCGAGCCTATCTCCGCCATCTGTACGTATCAGCAGAGCTCTCCTACTTCCGCCTGGCAACATTGCATAACCTCCATTTCATGCTCCGCCTCATGGAGAGCATAAGGGAGAGCATAAGAGCTGGCAGCTTCATGGAACTCAAAAATAAATGGTTGAGAAATGGTTGA
- a CDS encoding thiamine pyrophosphate-dependent enzyme — protein MKPQDLSTAARNTWCPGCGNFSILNAIKAVLAGMDEEGYPIENTVLVSGIGCHGKIVDYLNVNSFYSIHGRTIPVATGMKLANPDLNVICFSGDGDSLAEGIGHLIFAAKRNIDITLILHDNRVYGLTTGQYTPTSPPGFKGKSTPAGSIEQPVNPLDLMLSAGATFVARGYSHGIDQLQSLFKEAIMHKGFSLVDVLQVCVSYFNMYESYNKRTYTVEGNDITSLAEAKKIARSWNYNDLNSPIPLGKFYQVDAPRFDQAFSGTGPLMAREDKISSKLESFI, from the coding sequence ATGAAGCCCCAGGATCTATCCACTGCCGCCCGCAATACCTGGTGTCCGGGCTGTGGGAACTTCTCCATTCTGAATGCCATAAAGGCAGTTCTGGCCGGCATGGATGAGGAGGGCTATCCCATAGAGAATACAGTGCTGGTATCGGGCATCGGCTGCCACGGCAAGATCGTGGACTATCTGAATGTGAACAGCTTCTACTCCATTCACGGCCGGACCATTCCCGTGGCCACGGGCATGAAGCTTGCCAACCCCGATCTGAATGTGATCTGCTTCTCTGGAGATGGAGATAGCCTGGCAGAGGGCATAGGCCATCTGATCTTTGCTGCCAAGAGGAACATCGATATAACCCTGATCCTGCATGACAACCGGGTCTACGGCCTGACCACCGGCCAGTATACCCCCACCTCACCGCCTGGATTCAAGGGCAAGTCCACTCCAGCCGGATCTATCGAGCAGCCCGTTAACCCCCTGGATCTGATGCTCTCTGCCGGGGCCACCTTCGTTGCCCGGGGCTACTCCCACGGGATCGATCAGCTCCAAAGCCTCTTCAAAGAGGCAATAATGCATAAGGGCTTCTCCCTTGTGGATGTCTTGCAGGTCTGCGTCTCTTACTTCAATATGTATGAGAGCTACAATAAAAGAACCTACACTGTGGAGGGAAATGATATCACCAGCCTGGCGGAGGCCAAAAAGATTGCAAGAAGTTGGAACTACAATGATCTAAACTCTCCGATACCCCTGGGCAAGTTCTATCAGGTTGATGCACCTCGGTTCGATCAGGCCTTCAGCGGGACGGGGCCGCTCATGGCAAGAGAGGATAAGATCAGCTCCAAGCTGGAAAGTTTCATCTAG
- a CDS encoding DDE-type integrase/transposase/recombinase, with protein sequence MGRSHTQIAGVWQKFYLAVFVLPFSLYRFARLYNRSTRLEVIQAHIEFFREIGSVPEAIFYDRMAAVYDSRKQQFNDKFLEFSMHFGFQPCVCNPASPNEKGTDEESVGYVRRATFSERSSFASINEAAEWLKMRLGEINGHPVYRRSDVPVQGLDQERALMHPLPTLEFENCELKRATISRYSLVKFDGNFYSLGYIPSSIYYTEDVGG encoded by the coding sequence TTGGGGCGAAGTCACACTCAAATCGCCGGAGTATGGCAGAAATTCTACCTTGCGGTCTTCGTCTTGCCCTTCTCGCTCTATCGATTTGCTCGCCTCTATAACAGATCAACCCGTCTGGAAGTGATCCAGGCCCACATCGAATTCTTCCGCGAGATCGGCTCAGTTCCCGAGGCGATATTCTATGACAGAATGGCTGCTGTATACGATTCTCGAAAGCAGCAGTTCAATGATAAATTTCTGGAATTCTCTATGCATTTCGGTTTTCAGCCCTGTGTCTGCAATCCAGCTTCACCTAACGAGAAAGGGACAGACGAAGAAAGTGTAGGCTATGTCCGGCGTGCCACTTTCAGCGAAAGGAGTTCATTTGCATCCATAAATGAGGCTGCTGAATGGCTAAAAATGCGCCTTGGCGAGATAAACGGCCATCCTGTCTATCGTCGATCCGATGTGCCGGTCCAGGGCCTTGATCAAGAGCGAGCCTTGATGCATCCATTGCCAACACTCGAATTTGAAAACTGCGAACTGAAACGTGCAACTATTTCGCGGTATTCATTGGTAAAATTTGACGGGAACTTCTACTCACTCGGATACATACCGTCCTCGATATATTACACTGAAGATGTTGGTGGATAG